Proteins from a single region of Fundulus heteroclitus isolate FHET01 chromosome 12, MU-UCD_Fhet_4.1, whole genome shotgun sequence:
- the LOC105928341 gene encoding uncharacterized protein LOC105928341, which produces MFANETQILQQLTVLVVCHGLATGQIISHYFFVQKPMTWVKGHGFCRSHFVDLAILSTEREYFALINAIPTNKTIFWLGLHRQSSGWKWTNGEELSYTRWYNYNYEGRCGSLEAMLKKNDKLLPRLCDEQHRIVCQGPVTPPSVTVDHVSVDQVNLSWNISAPMQMTSHYYNVTICSLVCETLSYSYTNGSSLMSISISNLTAATEYVIQVSAAVVRLDNVTGRKVILQDHPATLEVKTATSNKIHKILFIDLYLLILVFLVPPFVVIYHKLKKGESTEKVQDRSPAEALAQEMVVELLPERRGLEDQKKVIF; this is translated from the exons ATGTTTGCCAATGAGACGCAGATACTCCAGCAGCTCACTGTTCTGG TGGTATGCCATGGCTTAGCCACAGGCCAGATCATCTCACATTACTTCTTTGTCCAAAAACCCATGACCTGGGTCAAAGGCCATGGGTTTTGCCGGAGCCACTTCGTGGACCTCGCCATCTTGAGCACAGAGAGGGAATACTTTGCTCTCATCAATGCTATCCCAACAAACAAGACCATCTTTTGGCTTGGTCTGCATAGGCAGAGCAGTGGCTGGAAGTGGACCAATGGGGAGGAGCTGAGCTATACACGATGGTACAATTACAACTATGAGGGCCGCTGTGGAAGTTTGGAGGCCATGTTGAAGAAAAATGACAAGCTACTGCCTCGTTTGTGCGATGAGCAGCACAGGATTGTATGTCAGG GGCCCGTTACCCCTCCGTCAGTGACCGTGGACCATGTGAGCGTCGATCAGGTGAATCTCAGCTGGAACATCTCTGCACCCATGCAGATGACTTCGCACTATTACAACGTGACGATATGCAGCCTCGTTTGTGAGACGCTCTCCTACTCCTACACGAATGGCTCCTCCCTGATGAGCATCAGCATTTCCAACTTAACTGCAGCCACAGAGTACGTCATACAGGTTTCTGCAGCGGTTGTCCGTCTTGACAATGTGACCGGCAGGAAGGTGATCCTTCAAGATCATCCCGCAACTTTAGAAGTTAAAACAG CCACATCTAATAAGATTCACAAAATCCTTTTCATCGATTTGTATTTACTCATCCTGGTGTTTCTGGTGCCACCCTTTGTGGTTATTTATCACAAGCTGAAAAAAG GTGAATCCACAGAGAAGGTCCAGGACAGATCGCCAGCGGAGGCCTTAGCTCAAGAGATGGTTGTTGAACTGTTACCTGAAAGAAGAGGGTTAGAAGACCAGAAGAAAGTCATATTTTAG